From Carassius auratus strain Wakin chromosome 22, ASM336829v1, whole genome shotgun sequence, a single genomic window includes:
- the LOC113040402 gene encoding uncharacterized protein LOC113040402, whose product MEAYSALALFVFLINGVAADDVTSISVMQGNAIEMSSDVTKQQRDKMLWYFNDTLIALINGEPSTSCLYYGEDEIFRDRLKVDYATGSLIITDISPEHSGRYEANFIQSKSTGTSHSLNRNSKCDGTKIIKKTSNIGDSVKTFRVSVTAYLSDPLNINEELFNMEKEQESEESSVQSLTLVAVMCAGVVAVVLLLAVVVGVIYHRRRSSNKEDRKINSSEHLLKVPI is encoded by the exons ATGGAAGCCTACTCTGCACttgctctgtttgtttttctgattaatg GTGTGGCTGCTGATGATGTGACATCAATCTCAGTTATGCAGGGAAATGCAATTGAAATGTCTTCTGACGTTACCAAACAACAACGTGACAAGATGCTGTGGTATTTTAATGATACTCTGATAGCTCTGATCAATGGAGAGCCCAGTACTAGTTGTCTGTATTATGGTGAAGATGAGAtcttcagagacagactgaaggtgGACTATGcaactggatctctgatcatcacagacATCAGTCCTGAACACTCTGGACGTTATGAAGCAAATTTCATCCAAAGCAAGAGCACTGGAACCAGCCACAGCTTGAACCGAAACAGCAAGTGTGACGGCACAAAAATCATCAAGAAAACGAGCAACATTGGCGACAGCGTAAAAACATTCAGAGTTTCTGTCACTG CTTATCTGTCTGATCCGCTCAACATCAATGAAGAATTGTTCAATATGGAGAAGGAGCAAGAGTCTGAAGAGA GTTCAGTACAGTCTTTAACTCTTGTAGCAGTAATGTGTGCtggtgttgttgctgttgttctgTTGCtggctgttgttgttggtgtGATATACCATCGCCGCAGGAGCTCTAATAAAG aagacaGAAAGATAAACTCATCTGAGCATCTGCTGAAAGTCCCAATATGA